TCGGTGACACCCAGCTGCTGCGGGAACTGGATGAGGACAGCGTTGCCGGCTTGTATGCCGAAGTCATGAACGAATTGCTGTGCCTGCAGCAGATCAAGCGTGCAGAGGGGCTGTTTCCTCCCTACGATCGCGCACTGTTGCACATGGAAATGCGGCTGTTGCCGGAATGGCTTGTGGGCAAACTGCTACAACGCGACATCAGCGACGCAGAAGACCAGATGCTGGAGCGCACCTTCGCGCACCTGCTCGACAGCGCCAGCGCCCAGCCCCAGGTGCTGGTGCACCGGGATTACCACAGCCGCAACCTGATGCTGCGCGACGGCGAGAGCCCCGGTGTGGTGGACTTCCAGGACGCGGTCTGGGGCCCCGTCACTTACGACCTCGCCTCCCTGTTGCGTGACTGTTATATCCGCTGGCCGCGAGAGCAGGTGGAAAACTGGGCCCTGACCTACCGCGCCATCGCCACCGACGCCGGCGTGATTCCGGAAGTGTCGGCAGAGACCTTCCTGCGCTGGTTCGACTGGATGGGGCTACAGCGCCACTTCAAGGTGTTGGGCCTGTTCCCGCGACTCTACCTGCGCGACGGCAAACATGGCTATCTGCCCGACCTGCCACTGGTAATCCGCTACACCGTCGAAGTGTGCGAGCGCTATCCTGAACTCAGCCCTTTCGCCGACTGGTTTCGCGGTGAGATCCTGCCATTGCTCGAACAGCAGGACTGGTACCGCGACTACCGCACCGCCGGCGAGCGACAAGCCGTCACCACCGAATAAACCGCCTCCTCAGACA
The Microbulbifer celer DNA segment above includes these coding regions:
- a CDS encoding aminoglycoside phosphotransferase family protein; the protein is MSECVTEGLDQRRDELRDWAARALVSGHDQLSVPPLQETLHLRPLSGDAGFRRYFRTDTSPSLIAVDSPPQRTNPSRFVALADYLRRNGIHTPLVIAADVERGYMLLEDLGDTQLLRELDEDSVAGLYAEVMNELLCLQQIKRAEGLFPPYDRALLHMEMRLLPEWLVGKLLQRDISDAEDQMLERTFAHLLDSASAQPQVLVHRDYHSRNLMLRDGESPGVVDFQDAVWGPVTYDLASLLRDCYIRWPREQVENWALTYRAIATDAGVIPEVSAETFLRWFDWMGLQRHFKVLGLFPRLYLRDGKHGYLPDLPLVIRYTVEVCERYPELSPFADWFRGEILPLLEQQDWYRDYRTAGERQAVTTE